The following are encoded in a window of Campylobacter sp. MIT 12-8780 genomic DNA:
- a CDS encoding DNA recombination protein RecN produces the protein MITKVFMRENVGFKLAELELKPGLTVFTGLSGAGKSVLFKGILSAFALSDSEAKFVELELNDRLDLSDFGIFAEEENSFKMLKDKTTKYFINNQSIAKKSLNQLCKSFVKYLSAKENNEFSNENFLFLLDTLEEQKDANFANLKFEFGEVFKRFLQVKNELETLLKEEQKVEELKELAQLQIQKIEQINPKPNEFEELMSLKKRLSKKDKIEQAWSKANEIFTLEKSVLEALSLSEVDSSFFSDCLNELRVIAEKQSFDELEFDIEAVLDRIESLSGLIKRYESVENALLVLEQKKKELARYENLSFEKKELEIQLKELEEQVLSLAQIISTKRKQNLSTLENFLNEYLQNLYMKNIHLKLETIELNELGFDLVNLEIDKTGLKNLSSGELNRLRLAFIATQCRILNAGKGIIFLDEIDANLSGKEAMSIAKVLDELSKYYQIFAISHLPQLSSYARNHFLVEKQGTQSIVRRLEKDERVNELARMVSGEKITTQALEFAKTLLENVK, from the coding sequence ATGATTACTAAAGTTTTTATGCGTGAAAATGTGGGATTTAAGCTTGCTGAGCTTGAATTAAAGCCGGGCTTAACCGTCTTTACGGGCTTAAGTGGAGCTGGAAAATCTGTGCTTTTTAAAGGCATACTTTCAGCCTTTGCTTTGAGTGATTCTGAGGCGAAATTTGTAGAGCTTGAGCTTAATGATAGGCTTGATTTAAGTGATTTTGGTATTTTTGCCGAAGAAGAAAATTCATTTAAAATGCTTAAAGATAAAACGACAAAATACTTCATCAACAACCAAAGTATCGCTAAAAAGTCCTTAAATCAACTTTGTAAAAGCTTTGTAAAATACCTCAGTGCAAAGGAAAATAACGAGTTTTCAAATGAAAATTTTTTATTTTTGCTTGATACTCTTGAGGAACAAAAAGATGCAAATTTTGCAAATTTAAAGTTTGAATTTGGCGAAGTTTTTAAGCGATTTTTACAGGTAAAAAACGAACTTGAAACCTTGTTAAAAGAAGAACAAAAAGTAGAAGAACTCAAAGAACTTGCCCAGCTTCAAATTCAAAAAATCGAGCAGATCAATCCAAAGCCAAACGAGTTTGAAGAGCTAATGAGCCTTAAAAAAAGGCTTTCAAAAAAAGATAAGATCGAACAAGCTTGGAGCAAAGCAAATGAAATTTTTACTCTTGAAAAAAGCGTTTTGGAGGCTTTGAGTTTAAGTGAAGTTGATTCTAGCTTTTTTTCTGATTGTTTAAACGAACTTAGGGTTATTGCTGAAAAACAAAGTTTTGATGAGCTTGAATTTGATATAGAGGCTGTGCTTGATCGCATAGAGAGCTTATCAGGGTTGATAAAACGTTATGAAAGTGTGGAAAATGCTTTGCTTGTGCTGGAGCAAAAAAAGAAAGAGCTTGCTCGTTATGAGAACTTAAGCTTTGAAAAAAAGGAGCTTGAAATTCAGCTTAAAGAGCTTGAGGAACAAGTTTTAAGCTTGGCACAAATTATCAGCACAAAAAGAAAACAAAACCTAAGCACACTTGAAAATTTTTTAAACGAATATTTGCAGAATTTATATATGAAAAATATCCACTTAAAGCTTGAAACAATAGAGCTTAATGAACTTGGCTTTGATTTGGTAAATCTTGAGATTGATAAAACCGGACTTAAAAACCTTAGCTCGGGCGAACTTAACCGCCTAAGGCTTGCATTTATCGCCACACAATGTAGGATTTTAAATGCTGGCAAGGGCATTATCTTTTTAGATGAGATTGATGCGAATTTAAGCGGGAAAGAAGCTATGAGTATAGCTAAGGTGCTTGATGAGCTTTCAAAGTATTATCAAATCTTTGCCATTTCTCATCTGCCTCAACTTTCTTCTTATGCACGCAATCATTTTTTAGTCGAAAAACAAGGCACACAAAGCATAGTAAGAAGGCTTGAAAAAGATGAAAGGGTAAATGAGCTAGCAAGAATGGTAAGTGGTGAAAAAATCACAACTCAAGCCCTAGAATTTGCTAAAACCTTACTTGAAAATGTAAAATGA
- the cbrR gene encoding bile resistance response regulator CbrR produces MEKILIIDDNKMLTKLLAKKISSALHFEVDTAFSFAEAIALFEQGNKYFLCFADLCLPDAGNGEIVDYTLEIGLPTIILTASNDTQTREKFMDKDILAYIYKESETCIEQIISSIELLSKNRKSKVILALSKVAERNELKKILSLRLFNVLVAAHGEEALNYLNDNADTKFIIADAQMPVINGLDLLIEIREKYSKTELGVIIVGEKNDALEASLLRNNANEFITKPFSKELFNARLDKLLKYMNDFELISTFTDIEPLTGAKNSAALKSELEDYLKEIQGSDEEFAFAYLDIDNLNFINEEYGFDIGDAVLKSVVKEVLNETMGKDIVGHFSTEKICIVLKNISNEKAIKVFSSIRVNIKNKGILVSLDELFFTASIGITFGKAGANLNELSSKANKALQSAKDSGKDRVEVCF; encoded by the coding sequence ATGGAAAAAATTCTTATCATTGATGATAATAAAATGCTTACAAAACTTTTGGCTAAAAAAATTTCAAGTGCTTTGCATTTTGAAGTGGATACGGCCTTTTCTTTTGCTGAAGCTATAGCACTTTTTGAGCAAGGAAATAAATATTTTTTGTGTTTTGCTGATCTGTGTTTGCCTGATGCGGGTAATGGAGAAATCGTTGATTATACACTTGAGATTGGTTTGCCAACTATCATTTTAACAGCAAGTAATGATACGCAAACTAGAGAAAAATTTATGGATAAAGATATACTTGCGTATATTTACAAAGAAAGCGAAACTTGCATAGAACAAATCATTAGTTCAATTGAACTGCTAAGTAAAAACAGAAAAAGCAAAGTCATCCTTGCTTTAAGTAAGGTTGCTGAGCGAAATGAGCTTAAAAAGATACTAAGCCTTAGGCTTTTTAATGTTCTTGTCGCAGCTCATGGCGAAGAAGCTTTAAACTATCTTAATGATAATGCAGATACCAAATTTATCATCGCAGATGCCCAAATGCCAGTTATTAATGGCTTGGATTTGCTTATTGAGATCAGGGAAAAATACTCTAAAACAGAACTTGGTGTGATTATAGTTGGCGAAAAAAATGATGCTCTTGAAGCAAGCTTGCTTCGCAATAATGCAAATGAATTTATCACCAAACCTTTCAGTAAAGAGCTTTTTAACGCTAGGCTTGATAAGCTTTTAAAATACATGAATGACTTTGAACTTATTAGCACTTTTACAGATATCGAGCCTTTAACAGGAGCAAAAAATTCAGCAGCCTTAAAAAGTGAGCTTGAGGATTATTTAAAAGAAATTCAAGGAAGCGACGAGGAATTTGCTTTTGCATACCTAGATATAGATAATTTAAATTTCATCAATGAAGAATACGGCTTTGATATAGGAGATGCAGTGCTTAAAAGCGTGGTAAAAGAAGTGTTAAATGAAACTATGGGTAAGGATATAGTGGGGCATTTTAGCACAGAAAAAATTTGCATAGTGCTTAAAAATATCAGTAATGAAAAAGCGATTAAAGTCTTTTCATCTATACGAGTAAATATCAAAAATAAAGGCATTTTAGTATCTTTAGACGAGCTTTTTTTCACTGCGAGTATAGGCATAACCTTTGGCAAAGCTGGGGCAAATTTAAATGAATTGAGTTCTAAGGCAAACAAGGCTTTACAAAGCGCAAAAGATAGTGGAAAAGATAGGGTAGAGGTATGTTTTTAG
- a CDS encoding TatD family hydrolase, whose protein sequence is MFLELDFSTSAKIIDTHCHLDSEVFADDLDELLEHSFKNAIDKVIIPAANPQDLSKAVKLCERYKELYFAVGTHPYECDKFDEKLLRELITHEKCVAVGECGFDYYHSKDEAIKASQRLVFEAQLELACEFQKPVIIHSREANEDTYQTLKKYAPKLVGGVLHCFNASELLLSLYEYNFYFGIGGVLTFKNAKNLVSILPKIPKEKLLLETDAPYLSPEPFRGKRNEPILTHFVASKMAELLAMPRDELITLCTHNAKELFFKENKAS, encoded by the coding sequence ATGTTTTTAGAGCTTGATTTTAGCACAAGTGCAAAGATCATTGATACACATTGTCATTTAGATAGTGAAGTTTTTGCTGATGATCTTGACGAGCTTTTAGAGCATAGTTTTAAAAATGCCATTGACAAAGTCATCATTCCAGCAGCAAATCCGCAGGATTTAAGCAAAGCAGTAAAACTTTGTGAGCGTTATAAAGAGCTTTATTTTGCTGTAGGAACACATCCTTATGAATGTGATAAATTTGATGAAAAACTTTTAAGAGAGCTTATCACGCATGAAAAATGTGTGGCTGTGGGCGAGTGCGGTTTTGATTATTATCACTCCAAAGATGAAGCGATTAAAGCTTCTCAAAGACTTGTATTTGAGGCTCAGCTTGAGCTTGCTTGCGAGTTTCAAAAACCAGTGATTATCCATTCAAGAGAAGCAAATGAAGATACTTACCAAACACTTAAAAAATACGCCCCAAAGCTCGTAGGTGGAGTTTTGCACTGCTTTAATGCAAGCGAGCTTTTACTTTCTTTGTATGAGTATAATTTTTATTTTGGCATAGGTGGGGTTTTAACCTTTAAAAATGCAAAAAATTTAGTTTCTATATTGCCAAAAATCCCAAAAGAAAAGCTTTTGCTTGAAACTGACGCTCCTTATCTTAGCCCAGAGCCTTTTAGAGGTAAAAGAAATGAGCCTATTTTAACGCATTTTGTCGCAAGTAAAATGGCAGAACTTTTAGCTATGCCAAGAGATGAGCTTATCACACTTTGCACGCATAATGCTAAAGAGCTATTTTTTAAGGAGAATAAAGCCTCGTGA
- a CDS encoding lytic transglycosylase domain-containing protein — protein MKTIILSFLAQGLLFANAFAPEYYKNQVEILRTLDIESSFIGDPVFVEAKSELKKLHSKTLVISAENNYEFIPVLRQIINEQDLPKEFLYLAIVESGLKTHSTSRTKAIGVWQFMENTAKSLDLRVDPYIDERKDVFKSTLAAANYLKSLKAEFGKWYLAILAYNCGNGKLRQAIKEAGSDDLSILLDADKKYIPLETRVFIRKILTLAFLANNEDFVFEQNSAFANYSLSHEFSKVRVPQSVSLRDLAKLADLDFAEFRRYNPHFRYDFTPPNGEVFVYLPLSKSESFSQKLDTTKLAKVDTTIPKTQIYIVKSGDSLYSIAKKYKISVASIRAYNKIKKNHLSIKQKLVIPIPKQEYNYAKTQNKTTAKLVSR, from the coding sequence ATAAAAACAATAATTTTATCATTCTTGGCTCAAGGCTTGCTTTTTGCCAATGCTTTTGCACCAGAGTATTATAAAAACCAAGTTGAAATTCTAAGAACGCTTGATATAGAAAGTAGTTTTATCGGTGATCCTGTATTTGTTGAAGCAAAAAGTGAGCTTAAAAAACTTCACTCAAAAACTCTTGTGATTTCAGCTGAAAATAATTATGAGTTTATCCCAGTGCTCCGCCAAATCATTAACGAGCAAGATTTACCAAAAGAATTTTTGTATCTTGCCATCGTTGAATCTGGGCTTAAAACACATAGCACTTCACGCACTAAGGCTATTGGAGTGTGGCAGTTTATGGAAAATACGGCAAAAAGCCTTGACTTACGCGTTGATCCTTATATCGATGAGCGAAAAGATGTGTTTAAATCCACACTCGCAGCAGCAAATTACCTTAAAAGCTTAAAAGCTGAGTTTGGCAAGTGGTATTTGGCTATCTTAGCATATAATTGTGGTAATGGCAAACTTCGCCAAGCTATAAAAGAAGCAGGTAGCGATGATTTAAGTATCTTGCTTGATGCAGATAAAAAATACATTCCACTTGAAACAAGGGTTTTTATACGTAAAATTCTCACTTTGGCATTTTTAGCAAATAATGAAGATTTTGTTTTTGAGCAGAATTCAGCCTTTGCTAATTATTCGCTTTCTCATGAATTTAGTAAAGTAAGAGTGCCTCAAAGTGTTTCTTTAAGGGATTTGGCAAAACTTGCTGATTTGGATTTTGCTGAATTTAGACGTTATAATCCGCATTTTCGTTATGATTTTACCCCTCCAAATGGAGAAGTTTTTGTATATCTGCCTTTAAGCAAAAGTGAAAGCTTTAGCCAAAAGCTTGATACAACAAAGCTTGCAAAGGTTGATACAACTATACCAAAAACACAAATTTATATCGTAAAGTCCGGTGATTCGCTTTATAGCATAGCCAAAAAATATAAAATTTCAGTCGCTTCTATAAGAGCGTATAATAAAATCAAAAAAAATCATCTCAGTATCAAGCAAAAGCTTGTGATTCCAATACCAAAACAGGAGTATAATTATGCAAAAACTCAAAATAAAACAACTGCAAAACTCGTTAGTCGTTAG
- a CDS encoding septal ring lytic transglycosylase RlpA family protein — MQKLKIKQLQNSLVVSFLALFISACGLTSSKTPSVYYPSKDFKSNKDAANSGAKGTMKPYTINGKTYYPTVVEVGETADGIASWYGPGFHGKKTSNGETYDQNGFTAAHKTLPMNTILSVTNLNNGRKTTVRVNDRGPFVDNRIIDLSKGAASQIDMLQSGTAPVRLEVIGFGSVDSSHQLVQQNVNLGTNGEIVDNGKVYEGGGFMVQIGAFRFEEGAQSTAQKYKNYQGYTAIVRTSAKDGLNRVFLTGFRSEAEARDFAKSGAFIGAFVVRE, encoded by the coding sequence ATGCAAAAACTCAAAATAAAACAACTGCAAAACTCGTTAGTCGTTAGTTTTCTTGCTTTATTCATCAGTGCTTGTGGCTTGACAAGCTCAAAAACGCCAAGCGTGTATTATCCAAGCAAGGATTTTAAAAGCAACAAAGACGCCGCAAATTCTGGTGCAAAAGGCACGATGAAGCCTTATACGATTAATGGCAAGACGTATTATCCAACCGTCGTTGAAGTGGGTGAAACAGCCGATGGTATCGCAAGCTGGTATGGACCGGGTTTTCATGGTAAAAAAACTTCAAACGGCGAAACTTATGATCAAAATGGCTTTACAGCAGCTCATAAAACCTTACCGATGAATACTATCTTAAGTGTAACAAATTTAAACAACGGACGCAAAACCACCGTTCGCGTCAATGATAGAGGACCTTTTGTGGATAACAGAATCATCGATCTTTCAAAGGGTGCAGCAAGTCAAATCGATATGCTTCAAAGTGGCACAGCTCCAGTTCGCCTTGAAGTTATAGGCTTTGGTTCTGTAGATAGTTCACATCAACTTGTGCAACAAAATGTAAATTTAGGCACAAATGGTGAAATCGTAGATAATGGCAAGGTGTATGAAGGTGGAGGCTTTATGGTGCAAATCGGGGCTTTTCGTTTTGAAGAGGGCGCTCAAAGTACGGCACAAAAATACAAAAACTATCAAGGCTATACCGCTATAGTAAGAACGAGCGCAAAAGATGGACTTAATAGAGTGTTTTTAACAGGCTTTAGAAGTGAGGCTGAAGCAAGAGATTTTGCAAAAAGTGGAGCCTTTATCGGTGCTTTTGTCGTAAGGGAATAA
- a CDS encoding KdsC family phosphatase has translation MIELIFLDIDGCLTDGKIIYTSDNKEIKEFHVHDGAAIEAWLKLGKKIAIITGRKSECVAARAKDLKIDLVYQGVKDKLTCAKSVLKSLKLNFKQSAAIGDYYNDITLLEAVKLSFKPKNAHKALKVDKNLTHKGGDGAVAEMIEYIIKHNKMQREWNELWR, from the coding sequence ATGATAGAGCTTATTTTTTTAGATATTGATGGGTGCTTAACAGATGGCAAGATCATCTATACTTCGGACAATAAAGAAATAAAAGAATTTCATGTGCATGATGGTGCAGCTATTGAAGCGTGGCTTAAACTTGGTAAGAAAATAGCTATCATTACAGGGAGAAAAAGCGAATGCGTCGCTGCAAGAGCAAAGGACTTGAAAATTGATCTTGTGTATCAAGGCGTAAAAGATAAACTTACTTGCGCTAAATCAGTGCTAAAAAGCTTGAAGTTAAATTTCAAGCAAAGTGCAGCTATTGGGGATTATTATAATGATATTACCCTTTTAGAAGCTGTAAAATTAAGCTTTAAGCCTAAAAATGCCCATAAAGCTTTAAAAGTAGATAAAAATCTTACTCACAAAGGTGGAGATGGCGCAGTAGCTGAGATGATAGAATATATCATCAAGCACAATAAAATGCAAAGAGAGTGGAATGAGCTTTGGCGATAA
- a CDS encoding LPS export ABC transporter periplasmic protein LptC — protein MAIKIFAALMGIFALVLVFLSTQDFYFIDFKPYGIDFKNVESKHIEVYELNSSEVFTHFQASSWSRYGEDDVFTELRVFGYDYNLSANTLSLSQKNTKLEGNVLYKDVNQTRIEAQSLLYDRAQKLLSTQTEFKAYRGVSMLTGQSLIYDVQNKELNIKGVKAWLESN, from the coding sequence TTGGCGATAAAAATCTTTGCTGCTTTGATGGGAATTTTTGCTTTAGTTCTTGTTTTTTTAAGCACTCAGGATTTTTATTTTATTGATTTTAAGCCTTATGGGATTGATTTTAAAAATGTTGAGTCTAAGCATATTGAAGTATATGAATTAAACTCGAGCGAAGTTTTTACTCATTTTCAAGCTTCAAGTTGGAGCAGGTATGGAGAAGATGATGTTTTTACTGAGCTTAGAGTTTTTGGCTATGATTATAATTTAAGTGCAAATACGCTCAGCTTGAGTCAAAAAAATACGAAGCTTGAGGGCAATGTATTATACAAAGATGTTAATCAAACGCGCATAGAAGCCCAAAGTTTGCTTTATGATAGAGCGCAAAAGCTTTTAAGCACGCAAACTGAGTTTAAGGCATATAGGGGCGTAAGTATGCTTACTGGGCAAAGTTTGATTTATGATGTGCAAAACAAAGAGTTAAATATCAAAGGAGTAAAGGCGTGGTTAGAGTCAAATTGA
- the lptA gene encoding lipopolysaccharide transport periplasmic protein LptA: MLFFSLALVLYAGQIEVSASHFYADEKKGQNVLSGNVIVKHEKDILHSAKLTILTNENRKPTRYIASGKARFDIVLNGKNYKGSGDEFVYIVAQDTYEINGNAYIEELESGKKLFGDKIVVNRKENLYSVTSKQNQPARFVFDLEEK, encoded by the coding sequence ATGCTTTTTTTCAGCCTTGCTCTTGTTTTGTATGCTGGACAGATTGAAGTGAGTGCGAGTCATTTTTATGCAGATGAAAAAAAAGGTCAAAATGTGCTTAGTGGCAATGTTATCGTAAAACACGAAAAAGATATTTTGCACTCAGCAAAACTGACTATACTCACCAATGAAAACCGCAAACCTACAAGATATATAGCCTCTGGAAAAGCTCGTTTTGATATCGTTCTTAATGGTAAAAACTACAAAGGCAGTGGAGATGAGTTTGTATATATCGTCGCACAAGATACTTATGAGATTAACGGAAATGCTTATATAGAAGAGCTTGAAAGTGGAAAAAAGCTTTTTGGCGATAAGATTGTTGTCAATAGAAAAGAAAATCTTTACAGCGTTACGAGCAAGCAAAATCAGCCTGCTCGTTTTGTGTTTGATTTGGAGGAAAAGTGA
- the yihA gene encoding ribosome biogenesis GTP-binding protein YihA/YsxC: MIIGAKFISSLARYDENAPLACTQIAFLGRSNVGKSSLINALCHQKSLAKSSSTPGKTQLINLFEVIFKFNEEKHTFIFVDLPGFGYAKVSKDTKEQWHKSLDEFLRKQRQIKLFVHLVDARHTNLELDEGLQQYLQSFLQADQRILRVFTKADKLNQSQKAKLKQNFKDAFLVSSTAKQGLEELENELFRQSLGL; the protein is encoded by the coding sequence GTGATTATTGGTGCCAAATTTATAAGCTCTTTAGCCAGATACGATGAAAATGCACCCTTAGCTTGCACGCAGATTGCTTTTCTTGGACGCTCTAACGTAGGAAAAAGCTCTTTAATCAATGCTTTATGCCATCAAAAAAGTCTGGCAAAAAGCTCAAGCACGCCCGGAAAAACACAACTTATCAATCTTTTTGAGGTTATATTTAAATTCAATGAAGAAAAGCATACTTTTATCTTTGTGGATTTACCCGGTTTTGGTTATGCTAAGGTGAGCAAAGACACAAAAGAACAATGGCACAAGAGTTTAGATGAGTTTTTACGCAAGCAAAGGCAAATCAAACTTTTTGTGCATTTAGTTGATGCAAGGCATACAAATTTAGAGCTTGATGAAGGTTTGCAGCAGTATTTGCAAAGCTTTTTGCAAGCCGATCAAAGAATTTTAAGGGTTTTTACTAAGGCTGACAAGCTTAATCAAAGCCAAAAAGCAAAACTCAAGCAAAACTTTAAAGACGCCTTTCTTGTATCAAGCACAGCAAAACAAGGCTTAGAAGAGCTTGAAAATGAACTTTTTAGGCAAAGTTTGGGGCTATAA